The window CGCGAACTGGTGGCGCAGGTCGTCGAGCGACTCCGCCTCGGCCACGTCCGGTGTCGGGCCGAGGTGGGGGAAGCGGGCGCCCACCTCGTCGAGGCCGCGCCGGACCGCCGCCGGATCGGGCTGGGAAGCCAGGTCGGCGTGCAGCAGGATGCTCCAGCTGACCGTCGGATCACCGAAGCCCGACGTGGCCGCGCCCACCGGTCAGGGGGTGCCGTAGTTGACGACGCCGTTGTCCCCGTTGCCCTTCGGCCGGTCGCGCAGGTCCAGCTTGCTCTCGCTGTCGGGGCTCGCGGCGCTGGTGACCCCGAACGTGACGCCGGTGGCCAGGCCGAGACCGACCATTACCGCCACCAGTGCTCCAACGATCTTGCCCACCTGATTACTCCTCGCGCCGGGTCAGTCCGCTCAATCTACCGGTCGGTAACGCCAGCCACAACCAGCTCAGAGTCACGATCAGCAACGCGCTGAAGTCGGCCAGCAGCACGGGAAACCGCATTGGGCCGACTGCCGTAGCGGTGTCCACCGGACCGGGCACCCGGTACAGGGTCAACCACTCTCCGCGGTACTGCTCCGCCAGTGGCTCAAGGACTTCCGGGTCGACCACGCCCGGCGTGCCGTGTTCGACCAGGACCCAGCCGATGCCGACCGCGCCGAGGTCGCCGTGCGCGGCAAGGGTTTCGCGGATCGGCGGGAGCCTGGTGTCCTCACCCGCCACCGGACGGCCGCCTACGTAGACCGTGTCGTCGATGACTGTCGTCTTGGGCAGAATCCTTGGTGCGGGGTCGAGTTGGGTTCGGTGGTCGTTCCAGCCGAACCGCCGGAAGGTCGACAGCGGCAGCGTCAGCACGTCCCCGGGCCGGTCGTCGGTCAGCAGAATGCCGCGAACTTCGGCCCAGTCCTGCGGATAGTGGACTGTCTCGAGTCGACCGAAACCGGCGAAAGCCAGGTCCGGCATGGAGATCACCGGCAGCAGCGCGGCCGCGGCGAGCGCGGCGAGACGTCCGCGAGGCAGGTGGCGCACCGCCTGCTCGGTGGCGACCGCGAACCCCAGGGCCAGCGGGAGAGCCCACCAGGCCACCCATTTCTGGGCGTCCCGCAGGAGTCCCGCGCCCGGGATCTCGCTGACCGCCCAGCGCAGGAGTTCGGCGCCGACCGGGATCGTGCCCAGCACGGCGAGGAACACGCCGAGGGCGCCGAGTCCGAGGATCGCGACGGCGGGTTCCCAGCGGCGGGCCAACTCGCGGCACCCGAGCAGAGCTATGACAGTCACGGCGATGGTGAGGATCGGGACCAGCGGGAGTGCCCGGCTCGCGGGGACGACCTCGCTGTTCCAGTACCCGCCGAGCCCCAGCACACTGGTGACCGCGCCGCCCCAATTCTCCGCGCGCGCGTCGAACAGCGCCACGGCGTCCGGTGAGGACACCCCGGGCCGCAGGATCGACGGCACCCACCACGGCGCGTTCAGCACGATGACCGCGGCGAGCGTCGGCAGGGCGCGGCGCCACCCGGCGGCGGCGAAAGCCGTTCCGGCGGCGAGAAGTCCGCCCGACGGGGTCAACACGGCGGGCGCGGACCAGGCGACCAGCCGCACCCACGCCTTGGGTTCGCCGCGGCGCAGCGCGAGCCCGGCCGCGGCGATCCACGGCAGGCAGGCGTAGGCCAGCAGGTACGGCCAGTGGCCCATGAACAGGCGCTCGGCGAGGTAGGCGGTCCAGCCGTAGCCGACGGCGGCGACGAGCCGCACGCCGGTGGACTCGGTCGGCACCAGCCTGCCCGCGCCGAGGGGGCCGAGGAAGAACGAGAGGAACAGGATCAGCTTCTGGACGACGTCGCCCGCGAGCACGTGGGTGAGGGCCGCGATCACCGCGTCGGCGGGGACCGAGCGGGCGGGGGCGGAGCCGAGGCCGAGGCTGTCGGGCACCAGCGGCTGGGTCGGGCTGAACACCATGTCGTAGTTCAGGACGAACCCGGCGCCGAGCAGCGGACCGACGATGACCAGCGATAACAGCGCGCTCACCGTCGGTAGGGCCGACCGGCGCAGCCACGTTGGACCGTTCAGACCTGGATCGGTCACGCCTGTTCTCCAAGGGTTTCGGCCGCTAGAGTCTCCTAAATTACCGGCAGGTAACCAGAAGGGCGCGCCCTTGACGGTCAACGGTTCGAGTGAGGCTACGCCCGCCCTCGGGCGCGGCAGATTCGACGCCGTGCTGGTCGCGGGTGCGCTCGGGGTCAACAACGTCGCCAGCTACCTGCTCACCCTCGTGGCGGCGCGGCTGCTCGTTCCCGCGGCGTTCGGTGAACTCGGCTCCCTGCTCGCGGTCCTGGTCATCGGCGCGGTCCCGGCCTTGGGCCTGCAGACTGTCGTGGCGCTGCGGGTGGCCGGTGACACGTCGCCCGGGCCGCCGGGTCCGCTGACGGCGCTGGGATTCGGCACGAGTGTGTCGATCATGGTCGTCGCCTTGCTGAGCACGCCGCTGTTCGTCTGGCTGCTGCACCTCGACGGCCCCGGCGCGATGCTGTTCCTCGCGCTGGCGCTCGGACCCATCACGCTCAACGGTCTCTGGTACGGCACTCTCCAAGGCGCCCAACGCTTCGGCACGATGTCGCGGCTGGTGGTGACCGAGGGCGCGGGCCGGATCGGTGGCACGCTGGTGGGTCTGATGATCACGCGAACGCCCACGGGCGCACTGGCGGGGGCGGCGGCGGGCGCGGTGGTGGTGGCGTTCGTCGGCTGGCTGATCTGTGGAAAGCCCCGACCCACCCGGCTCGACATCGCCCATGTGCGCGACGTGCTGCACGCGGCGCAGGCGTTGCTCGCGTTGGTGCTGCTGGTGAATCTCGACCTGGTGTTGGCTCGGCACACGCTGCCCGAGGACGTGGCGGGCGCGTACGCGGTGGGGGCGGTGCTCACGAAGATCGCCTACTGGCTGCCCTACGCCATCGCGATCGTCGTGCTGCCCAAGTTGGCCAGCGATGAGGGCAGACGGCGGGTGATTCCGCTGGCACTGGGGCTGTGCGCGGTGCTCAACGTGATCGTGGTGGGCGGTTCCGCGTTGTTCGGCGAGCTTGGCGTGCGGCTGATCGGTGGGGCGAAGTACGCCTCCAGTGTGGTGCCGCTGTGGGAGTTCGCGCTGGTGGGGTCCTTGTTGTCGCTGGTGCAGATCCTGTTGTTCTCAAGAATCGCGAGCGCTGACCGGCGGTCC is drawn from Actinokineospora alba and contains these coding sequences:
- a CDS encoding DUF2613 family protein, which encodes MGKIVGALVAVMVGLGLATGVTFGVTSAASPDSESKLDLRDRPKGNGDNGVVNYGTP
- a CDS encoding lipopolysaccharide biosynthesis protein, which gives rise to MTVNGSSEATPALGRGRFDAVLVAGALGVNNVASYLLTLVAARLLVPAAFGELGSLLAVLVIGAVPALGLQTVVALRVAGDTSPGPPGPLTALGFGTSVSIMVVALLSTPLFVWLLHLDGPGAMLFLALALGPITLNGLWYGTLQGAQRFGTMSRLVVTEGAGRIGGTLVGLMITRTPTGALAGAAAGAVVVAFVGWLICGKPRPTRLDIAHVRDVLHAAQALLALVLLVNLDLVLARHTLPEDVAGAYAVGAVLTKIAYWLPYAIAIVVLPKLASDEGRRRVIPLALGLCAVLNVIVVGGSALFGELGVRLIGGAKYASSVVPLWEFALVGSLLSLVQILLFSRIASADRRSTVLTWVAVLVEIGLVLVWLNGSLTNVVTAAVIATGALAVAGAVVELRSRRVPVAVA